The segment TCCCCAGACGGAATTCAGCGCCTTGGTGGATTATCGGCACACCCGCCTCCCCGGTGTCAATCAACTCCAACAGCGGCCTGTGGTATGATGATCCGCGCCCTCCAGCCCGCTGACTGTCATGCTGATCTGGTCGCTCTGCCGCAATTTCGAGCTCTACTCCTCCCAACGCATCCGCGAGGCCGCCGTTGAGCGGGGTCACGAACCGGTCGAGATCGATACCGGTCGCCTGAGCGCTCTGACCGTCGACTCCCGACCGGCGTTGCTGCTGGACGGGAAAGCCGTCGAGCCGCCACCGGCGGCGGTCTACCGTTCGGGCTACACCCGGCTGGCCTTCGGCTGGGACCTCTCGCTCTGGCGCCAATTCGAGGCCCTGGGGGTGGTGACCCTCAACACGACGGCGGCGGTGCTGCGCTGCAGCGACAAGTTCTACACCCTGCAACTGCTGGCCGCGGCCGGCCTGCCCGTTGTCGACGCCGCCCTGGTGCGCGAGCCGACGGAGCTGGAAGCCGCGGCCGCCGCCGTCGGCGGTTGTCCGCTGGTGCTCAAATGGAGCCGGGGCACCCGGGGGGTGGGCACGGCCCTGGTCGAGTCCGCCGCCGCCCTCGTCAGCCAGTGGCAGCTTTCGGCGGCCCTGGAGCAAACGGCCCATCTGGAGCGCTTCCACCCCGAAGCCGCAGGACGCGATCGGCGGGCCTTCGTCATCGGCGCAAGGCTGGTCGCTTGTTATGAACGCCGCGCCGCAGCGGGCGAGTTCCGCTCCAACGTACACCGGGGCGGCGACGCCGTCGCTCACCGACCGAGCCGGGCCGAAACCGAGCTGGCCGAAGCGTCCGCCCGGGTCCTGGGCCTGGAGGTGGCCGGGGTCGACCTGCTGCCCACCGCCGACGGTCCCCGGGTGCTGGAGGTCAACTCCGTCCCCGGGCTGCGTTACGTCGAGACCGTCACCGGCGTCGACGTCGCCGGAGCCCTGATCGATCATCTGGAACGGCTCTGCGTTAATAAACGACAAAGTACGAGAAAATAG is part of the Candidatus Coatesbacteria bacterium genome and harbors:
- a CDS encoding RimK family alpha-L-glutamate ligase, which produces MLIWSLCRNFELYSSQRIREAAVERGHEPVEIDTGRLSALTVDSRPALLLDGKAVEPPPAAVYRSGYTRLAFGWDLSLWRQFEALGVVTLNTTAAVLRCSDKFYTLQLLAAAGLPVVDAALVREPTELEAAAAAVGGCPLVLKWSRGTRGVGTALVESAAALVSQWQLSAALEQTAHLERFHPEAAGRDRRAFVIGARLVACYERRAAAGEFRSNVHRGGDAVAHRPSRAETELAEASARVLGLEVAGVDLLPTADGPRVLEVNSVPGLRYVETVTGVDVAGALIDHLERLCVNKRQSTRK